Below is a genomic region from Brassica rapa cultivar Chiifu-401-42 chromosome A08, CAAS_Brap_v3.01, whole genome shotgun sequence.
GCTCCGGTAATGAAGATGGGTCGGGTCATGACTCAGGTTTTTGTTCTGATATTCCTTCTTCAAGGTGTTCATTCCCGAACGTTACGGTACGTTCTTGTAACTTGTATGTCTTTCACTTAGTCGGGTTCTACATACGAACTTATATCTATTAGATTATCGATTTTCATACGCTAGTGACTTTTTTTAGGAAAAATGGAAGGCATATACATAATAATTGTGTTTTTTGTCTGATTTTTTGTGTTTGTGGAATTATATTGGTTCTATGTATCAATCTAGTTTTATTTCGTGTTTATcctctttttataaaaaaaaaccgtgtttatcctcaaaattcagatgtttaaagtaattaaattatttCCCCTTTCGTATATAATCCTCAGTTTAATTTACACATTAGTCATTCAAGCAAGCATTTTGAACATGTTTAATTGAATTTctcagtttttatttatttttaattgtttatttttcCTATTACAGAAGCGAATCAAATAATGCCGCGGTTACGGTTAACACATCTGGCGGTAAACAAGTACGATCGAAGTTTATATTCtatcttcttcatttttctttGGGTCAAAATATTCTATCTTCTAGTACCTCGTTTAAATATACTACTAGAATGTTTTATTCCTTTTTAATAAaagaatttattattttgatatatcataatACGTCGGtccaaaaaaattgttatacaTGAGATTTGTTGCTTACTTTGTTGCTTTTTTAAGGTGGTTGTTGATAATGGTATAATCCAAGCCACCTTCTCGAATCCAGCGGGCTTAGTTACTGGAATCAAGTATAAAGGCTTTGACAATGTGTTGAACGCAAGAATCCAGAATCGAGTGTACgataagttttctttttttgctaaaatgttATATAGCTtttgagaaaaatattaaaatgtttcgtttgataaattattattttattatatatatataggtattGGGATATAGTATGGTATGAACCAGGACAAGTATCGCAGACAGATTAGTGAGTGTTAAAATCTCTCTTCTTATATTTTTGttcatatataagaaaataatacctagtatacaaatttaaaattttagtttcctttttggAAAACATGTGTATTTATTTCCTATGAATATTATGTTTTAACAGTTTAATAGGAGAAAAGTTCAAAATAATAAGTCAAACAAGTGAGCAAGTCGAAATTTCATTTTCTAAAACATGGGATACCTCTCGACGCGGCTCGACAGTCCCATTAAACGTGGATAAAAGGTACATCAATTTTCAACAGAAAAAGTCACTATTTTCTGATAAGTTAAATATagattctctttttttctttctaacaaCCGACTCATTAATAGAAGGCATCACATAATAGGAACACTGTCAAGCAAAGCTCTTTTAGCTAGAGCATCAGCTGCGTGCTCTTGATAtagattaattttaaataattttctttaacaGATATATTATTCGACGCGGTGTATCTGGAGTGTATATGTACGGTGTGGTAGAGAGGTTAAAAGGTTGGCCGGCAGTAACAATGGACCAAACCAGAATCGTCTACAAGCTTAACAGCACAAAGTAAGTATTAAGTAtcgattatcaaaaaaaaaaaaagtattaagtatcttgttcaaaaaaaagtattatgttttcttataaatttaatcaacGTTTTGgttgataaatttattttcctCTCTTACGAAACAAATTTTTCAGGTTCGATTATATGGCTGTAGCAGATCATCGACAGAATCTAATGCCTTTAGAAGCAGATCGAAATCTCACCGATGGTAGTGCCGCTACATTGGAATACAAAGAAGCGGTTCGGTTGGTAAAACCacgaaataaattatttaaagggCAGGTATATAAAAATCGATCCACAAAATTTGTATAGTTTAATTCATATTAAATCAAGTTTCGACTACACAATTAATACGAAACTgtatataaatcttaaaacattTTTGAACGCCGACTATAGATAATACCGCTAATACCAAACTACATTGAAATCATTTTCATTTGTGTAAATATACTGTACATAGCCATATAAGGAACCATAAATATGCTTTGAACAATTAAATAAGTCGttgatacaaaaaaataattaaataaatcaaattaaacattAGATAAGTGATTGGTTGTGACGCAGGTTGACGATAAGTATCTTTACTCAATGGAAGGCAAGGACAACAGACTACATGGTTGGATAGCTTCTGAACAACGTGTCGGCTTCTGGATTACTACTGCCAGCAACGAGTTCCGTACTTGTGGGCCCGTCAAACAAGAACTCACTTCTCATGTTGGACCCACCTTACTTTCTGTGAGTCCATTCTTTCTCAGTTAAGACAGAATTTATGTTTATAAGGTAGTGTTattatttgaacaaaaaaaaaaaaaaaggtagtgTTATtatcaactattttttttataaaaaaaaactaatttaacaaaaaaaaggattttTAATAATGTTGATTCAGtggatatatatatttcattgtaTTCTCTTAATTATTCGTATTTAACTAAGAATATTTGGTTTTAGATGTTTACAAGTACACACTATGCGGGAAAAGAACTCAACACAACTTACGCAAGTGATGTGCCGTGGAAGAAGATGTTTGGTCCTGTCTTTGTTTATCTTAACTCTGCCCCCTCTCATGATCTCATGTGGACCGATGCTAAACGACAGGTCTTGTTATCGTGTGAAATCAATTAGTTTGAATCATCATGGTTATTCTTATTTACATTGTTAAATCATTAAATCAATTGTTTAGTTGGCTGCCGAGGTTAAAAGCTGGCCTTATGACTTCGTGAAGTCAGTAGATTACCCTCTTCGCCAACAAAGAGGAACAGTTAAGGGTCAACTATCTGTCATGGACAGGTAAACAAATATATtcctatgattttttttcttttaaatattgtCTTACATATCTTCTGAATACTCATTTAAATCTAAATGTATGAAATTCTGTTTTTATAGCTTCAAAAGCAAGTCGAAGTTAAACGGAGAGTTTGCTTTTGTGGGTTTAGCATTACCTGGCGAAGTTGGTTCATGGCAAACCGAAAACAAGGTATTACATTTTTATGTTTAGTTATAGTACGCATTGGCATGCCGACTATATGTTATAGGCAGTAGTCTAAGTTTTGATAAGAAAATTTTCGATGACTAAAAGATATTTTACTAATTTCTTGCTACATAACTCGTTGTATAACGATTTAATACATGGACTTGACTATATGATATTATAGTATTGTTATCGGTAGAACTCATCCAAGAAttctagattttgatccgcactTCAGATTATTTTTTGATTCAGTagacatatatttttaatatataaaagtatacTTGATTTGcataaaaacttttatttatatggttttgatATAGCATTTGCGTTTtggaattttttcaaaatatatttgaagaTAAAATTTGTGGgtttaatagtataaaaataGGAAATGAGGTAAATATATCGTTATTAGAAAGATTCTTGTCACATTtacttatatgtatattaactaTCAAACTACACAAATATAAAACCTAGTATAATAAAATACTGTTATATGTTATTATTATAAACGAATGATGTCGTAATAAGGGGATTGATTAAACCACAAAATTTGATATGTATCTCATGTTACTTTGtattgttaagaaaatattaggtaattaagataaaaaaataattagctAATGAATAGATCCAACGACCTTGTTTAAATAGATTTTTagaattattatgttttagtaGTATAAACTAGATTCTGATCCACTCTTAAAAAGGGcggatatattttttgttttacatttttttaaaaatttaatttttatatttgtgtttttatcatattcatttttttctttgtataatatttctctTAATGATTAATAAGAGAttttaataattgtattaaaatagttgGACCACACTTATATCAATAGGTTATGTtcatgttttaatagaatagataaaaaaattatataaagaaaattgatACCAATCACATCATGACAAATAAACATGAAGATCTATAATTTGTTACGAGTCTAGACAGTTTATGCTCTctcctttttctatttttcatttttttttaatatgcagAGCTTTGGTGTAACACCACCATTGTGGATTCACAGcgtttttaatagttataaatattaattttggacAAAGGGATATCAATTTTGGACAAAAGCAGACAAAATGGGGATGTTCACAATAGCGAATGTGAGACCTGGGACATATAACCTCTTCGCATGGGCTCCCGGACATATTGGTGACTATAAATACGAGCGTGAAATTATAATTACACCAGGTATGTTTAATTTATTTGCGTACAAATGTAACTTCTTTCATGTGACATGTGTGTAAGTATAGACCCCTATAGATCCGACTAGAGATAATTCATTTGTTCATTACGTGTAGGTAAGGCAATAAACGTAGGATCCTTAGTGTATGAGCCGCCAAGAAGTGGTCCGACGCTGTGGGAGATCGGTGTACCGGATCGGACCGCCTTAGAATTCAATATCCCAGATCCGGACCCAGCCCTTGTGACCAAACTATATGCTAATCACCCAAATGCTCCTGAAGACAGGTAATATGAATTAAGCACCCGGTCAGAAACGATTCGCAGTattgttttcaaatatatactaAATGGTGTTTTATCTATATAACGTTACAGATTTAGACAATATGGTCTATGGGATCGTTACAAAGTATCGTATCCTCGAGAAGATGTTACTTTTACTGTTGGAGTGAGTGACTATAAAAAAGATTGGTTCTTTGCACATCTCAACaggtaatatatatttaaattaaaaaatgttttattttcactTAATATATTGATTCGAAAATATATTCTGTGAAACAGGAGAGCTGGAGAAAAGAAACTTCAAGCAACGACAtggaaaattgtttttaactTAAAACAAGTGTCCCAAACTGGAAATTATACTCTTCGAATGGCTTTGGCTGCAGCAAACACTGCCGATATATTAGTTCGGGTCAACGAACCTAGCTCCAAACCTATGTTTAGGACTGGGTTAGTAGGTCGGGATAACGCGATTGCTAGACATGGAATTCATGGGTTATACAGATTGTTCAATATAGGCGTTCAGAGAAACTTGCTTAAGGTTGGTGACAATACGATTTTTCTCACTCAAAACCGGGTCACTAGTATTTTTACAGGTGTCATGTATGATTATCTTCGATTGGAAGGTCCTTCAGGAGCCGTATAATAATCTCTTAATAATAGATAAGAGTGACGTgagagtttatttttttttatctttttaataaaaacgtgagtgtttattttttaataagaagATTTGTTATAAATAATCAATAATTTTTGTAACCAGTGAAATAAAGATTTTGACTATTACATTCTTTCAAAGTTAACGAAAATTTTGTTCTTCATTTTGTTGTCATcaagttattatatataatgtttcttaaccaaaaaataaaatgacaacATATATACATGTAACTCTTTAGTAATAGATAAAATAGTACAACGCTCACCATCATGATATTTTTagtataattataatattctattttattaaatatgttCGAAGAAAATACATTATAAGAAAAGACAAATGTTTtgttacccaaaaaaaaaaagaacacaaatgCTTATGAAAAACTAACATGTTAAAGCCAATAGCGAAGTTTGAATCCAATCTATTCGATGGCGGCAAGCGGTGATTTTGCAGCTGAACatggtatttttatttatttatttatttttatttttttgtaacaagcTGAACATGGTATAAAAGCAGACATTGGAATCATATCCATGGAGTATGTGAGCACCGTAATGGATCGACTTGCAAAAGGAGACAACAAATATCGTTTTTGTTGAAGAAGCTTGTGTtacaagtttctttttttttagtgagtTATGATTATCTTTAAGAAATAGGAAATATGATTTATGGTAATACTATTGAAACTAGAAGTTATCTAGTTATATAAATATGGAGATGCATATTGTGTTgcataatatattattgatttGTGATTTGAGCTTTGAGCTTTTGAGATATTGAATAAGAGAAGGATTTCTTATTAAGGTTGTGattctatatttggtatcagagcctcacAAGCTTTGCTTGACGACTACACAGCAATGAGTGACATTAAGGATGCAGTCGTGTTACACAAAGACACCGGCCCTGCCGCTGTTAAGTTTCCGATGTTAACTTCTTCTAACTACACCGTCTGGTCCATGAGGATGAAGATAGCACTTAAAGTCAGTGAGGTATGGGAAGTAATAGACCCTGGAACAAAAGACGAGAAGAAAAATAACATGGCTATCGCTTTTCTGTTTCAATCTATACCGGAAGCCTTAATCTTACAAGTTGGAGATATAGATACAGCTAAAGGAGTATGGGATGCAATAAAAGCACGCCATGTGGGAGCTGAACGTGTAAAAGAAGCTAGGTTACAGACATTGATGGCTGAATTTGATAGACTCAAGATGAAGGATGGAGATAAAATCGATACTTTTGTTGGCAAATTATCCGAAATTTCTTCTAAATCTGCTTCCTTAGGAGAGCTAATAGAAGAGCCAAAACTTGTTAATAAATTCTTAAAAAGCTTGCCGAGAAAGAGATATATTCACATTGTTGCATTACTCGAGCAAGTTCTGGATCTCAATACAACAAGTTTTGAGGATATTGTGGGGAGACTGAAAACATACGAAGAGAGGATCactgatgaagaagatgaagaagagacaCGGGAAAATTCTGAGAAGTTGATGTACACCAATAGCAACTCGAATATGGAAGGGTATGGTTACAACAACCGAGGTCGAGGACGCAGTGGTCGATCCAATTGGAGAGGAAGAGGCCGCGGCCGCGGAACGTTCCAGCAACAACGAGAAGCATATAGACAAGGACGTGGTGGAGATGCCTCCCATATTACATGTTTTAAGTGTGATAAACAAGGGCATTATGCCAATGATTGTCCTGATAAAACCCTAAAGCTACAAGAAACCGTGGAAAACAAGGACGAGGAGACTCAAGAAGCAGATGCTCTCATGATGCACGAAATAGTTTACCTCAACGAAAACAAAGTGAAACTTAAGCAGTTTGAATCAGAATCTGATACAATGGAGGTGTGGTATCTTGATAACGGTGCCAGCAACCACATGAGTGGTAATCGATTGTTTTTCTATGAACTTGATGACTCAATTACTGGATTAGTACGATTCGGAGATGACTCAAGAATCTCGATAATGGGAAGAGGTTCAATACGGTTTATTCTAAAGGATGGTGAGAAGAAGATACTGAAAGACGTCTACTATATACCGGGACTTCGTAGTAATATTATCAGCTTGGGACAAGCTACTGAGGCAGGATGTGAAGTTAATATGAAGGGAGATACGCTTCGCTTGATTGATCGTGAAGGAAACTTGTTGATCAAGACCACAAGAACCAAGAACCGGATGTACAAGGTGACCTTACAAGCCGATCTCATGCAATGTCTTCAAATCAAAGCATCTGGAGAAGGAGCATTATGGCATGCCCGTTTAGGACATGTTAGCAAAGAGACAATGCTTATGATGGTCAATAAAGAATTTGTCATAGGGATACCTAACCTCAAACGTGATACAGAAGCTTGTGTGTCGTGTTTGAATGGGAAGCAAACCAGGAAAGCTTTCCCGCCTGCAACACAGTATCGAGCAACAGAGCTTCTTGAACTAGTACATGCCGATCTTTGTGGTCCTATTACACCGACAACACCAGCGCAGAACAGATATATCTTCGTGCTTATTGACGATCACTCACGTTACATGTGGACTGCACTATTGAGAGAAAAAAGTGCAGCCTTTGAGAAGTTTCAGAACTTTAAGAGTCTTGTGGAACAAGAAACTCATACAAAACTCAAAACCTTGAGAACTGATAGAGGAGGTGAGTTTACTTCGCGAGAGTTTCAGAGTTACTGCGAGAAACACGGAGTTATGCGACACCTGACTGCACCATACTCTCCGCAGCAAAATGGAGTAGTAGAACGACGCAATCGAACGCTCTTAGAGATGACTAGAAGTATTATAAAACACATGAGTATGCCAAATTGTCTCTGGGGTGAAGCTATACGACACGCTACCTACCTGATTAATAGAGTCGCAACAAGATCCTTGGAAGGAAGAACTCCATACGAAGCTTTGAAGGGTAGAAAACCAAACCTCTCTCATCTTAAAGTATTCGGGTGTGTGTGCCACGCACGAACAGAGACTGCTGGAAGAAGAAAGCTTGATGACAGATCCAGAGCTCTAGTTCACTTAGGAACAGAGCCAGGATCAAAAGCCTACCGATTGCTCGACCCATTAAGCAAACGGATTGTTGTGTCTCGAGATGTTTTATTTGAAGAAGAACGAGCTTGGAACTGGAACGATGAGACTAATGCGAGCTGGAACGATAAAACGAACGCGACACAACTTGATACAGGGGAGTTCGAGGTCAACATGAGACGGATGAGTAGTAGTGTTCAAGAGGATGATAACGCTCCCATCATAAATAATGACACAGGCCTCGAGAGTGAAGATGGTGATgaagttgatgatgatgaaaacgACACTCAACCTAGGTGATCAACACGGACGACAAACAAACCGTCCTATCTTGATGACTACATTCTCATGGCAGAAGTAGAATGTGAGCATTTGTTAATGATCATTAACGAGGAACCGTGGGATTTCAATGAAGCTAAGAAACTTAAGGTTTGGATTGAAGCATGCAAAGATGAAATCTTCTCAATAGAAAAGAATAACACATGGGATTTGGTTGAGCTTCCTGCAGGGATGAAACCCATTGGCTTAAAGTGGGTATTCAAAGTCAAACGTAACGCTGATGGAACCATTAGCAAATACAAGGCTCGCTTGGTAGCCAAAGGGTACGTTCAACGACACGGCGTTGATTATGATGAAGTGTTTGCACCGGTGGCCCGTATTGAAACTATCAGGTTGATCATCGCACTTGCAGGAACATATGGTTGGGAAATACACCACCTTGATGTTAAGACCGCCTTTCTTCATGGAGAATTAAAAGAAGAAGTATATGTCAGTCAGCCCGAGGGTTTTACTGTTACAGGTGAAGAAAGCAAAGTCTACAAGCTTAAGAAGGTCCTCTATGGTTTACGGCAAGCACCGAGAGCTTGGAACATAAAACTCAATCAGATACTGCGTGGTTTGGGATTTCACCGGTGCTCAAAAGAGCCTTCACTCTACCGTAAGGAGGCAAGCCGTGAGGTCCTCATCGTGGTGGTTTATGTGGATGATTTATTGGTTACTGGATCATCTCTTACGgctataattgtttttaagaaAGAGATGACGACAAAGTTCGAGATGAGTGATCTTGGGAAGTTAACCTATTACTTGGGTATAGAGGTCTTGCAAAGCAACAAAGGCATCACACTCAAGCAGGACAGGTATGCTCACAAGATACTTGAGGAAACTGGAATGAGTTTATGCAATCCAACTCATGTACCAATGGAGATGAACGCACAATTCTCCAAGGAATCTCACGAGGAGAAGGTTGATGAGAAGGAGTACCGGCGAAGTATTGGTTGTTTGCGTTACCTGTTGCATACACGTCCTGATTTGTCGTTCTCTGTTGGAGTACTCAGCAGATACATGCAAGCTCCTCGTGCATCTCATGGGGCTGCCTTAAAGCAGATTCTGAGGTACCTCCGAGGCACTTGCTCTCTCGGCCTCTATTACCCGCGTGGAGGTGGAACTAAGCTACTAGGTTTCAGTGACTCTTCTCACAATGTTGACAACGATGATGGCAAGAGCACCACAGGtcacatattttattttggagAGAGTCCCATAACTTGGAGTTCAACGAAGCAGGAGATAGTAGCTTTATCTTCTTGTGAAGCAGAGTTTATGGCTGCTACAGAGGCTGCAAAGCAGGCTATATGGTTGCAGGAACTCTTGAGTGAAGCGGCTGGAGAAGAATGTAAACGTGTGGTTATCAAAGTGGATAATAGATCAGCAATCGCTCTAACAAAGAATCCAGTATTCTATGGGAGAAGCAAGCACATTCACAGGAGGTTTCACTTTATCCGAGAGTGTGTTGAAAATGAGCAAATCGAAGTGGAGCATGTTCCGGGGAGTGAACAAAAGGCGGATATCCTTACTAAGTCACTTGGTAGAATACGATTTAAGGAAATGAGGGATTTGATTGGAGTTAAAGATGTGAGTGGAGATGGGTTCAAGTttaagggggagaatgttgAATAAGCTTATGTTAcaagttttcttttctttagtgAGTTATGATTATCTTTAAGAAATAGGAAATATGATTTATGGTAATACTATTGAAACTAGAAGTTATctagttatataaatatgaaGATGCATATTGTGTTgcataatatattattgatttGTGATTTGAGCTTTGAGCTTTTGAAATATTGAATAAGAGAAGGACTTCTTATTAAGGTTGTGATTCTATATTTTGTCATCGACATTGGGAACACATTGGTTGCTACTACATCTTAgaactaaaatgaaaaatatacaaaGACTTCTTGTTGAGACGTcacaaaatattgaaataatGGGTTTCACATCGATGTTCTCGTTATGTTCGTTTTTCTTtccttcttgttttgttttactTCTTGTTGAATTAAATTCATATGAAAAACATGGAAGGACATATCaatgaaaaaaaactattttaaattatcGAAAGAGATATTATTTGTGAAtttagataagaaaaaaaaaactccatgtgatatttctttgttcgtttgtaTTACCCATGTGATATTTATTTTCTGTAGTTTTTGCATTATTCATATTTTGAATATACACACACTGACTTGTCGGAGTGAAATGAAACCTCGGTTTGCAAATATGTGGTTGATAATTTTCTATCCATTTGAATATCCGTGAGAAAGTCTATCCGTGAGTTACACCTCCCACTTGAAAATTGGGTCTATGTATTTAATAGATTCGgatctaacttttttttttatcaaaaaaaagtgTGGTCGATCATTTCCCACGTGTGGATTAGATTTTGCTCTGAATATAATTCGCTCCACACAAACTTTAAGTAGGCAAACGTATTATTTCAATTAGTTAAATGGGTTAGGCTTCAATTATTTCAATAtccaatttatttattttggcttATTCGGAAAAATATGAAGTCGAGTTTCATAATTTAAAATCCAACACACCTatagtttttttggtaaaacttaAACACCTATCGTTTGGCGTTTGGGTTTACAGTTAACAATGAATTTAGTTACAAATATTCAGAAGGTGTGGATTCATTTGAAAAATTGTAATTAGTATTTCAGAACATGATTTGAacataaatcatttatttttaattttggaatttAATGCTTATAATTTGCAACTGTAATTATCGATGAAGATATTTTAATCACGGTATTGTAAAATAGTTAAATTTGATCATAGATTTTTGCAGtactattttcaatattttatttaaaatagatgatactgttttaatttatatcattcaATAGcagagagaaaaataaaatttaaaaaaaaaactagatctcgatccgtgCAACCGTGCAAAtgtttatttcatttatttttatataaatattttgttttcaattctacattggtatatattaatatatatgaggtGTGTCTATCATtttctaaaacataataattttatcgtatattttttgtattgaattggttgtttccagatcacattttttttttggaaaagatTAATAGCTATTTAGTTCCTATAGTGTGGTAGACAGACATATTATTTAGTTTCTATAATCTAGAAAGTGAGTTATTTAGATCTATAATAATGATAAGATTAGAATTAAATGTAACAAGATTTTCTAATAATAGGTTTATtaggtttatttttaaaaaaattacacataagTCAAGGTTAtgacttttcttttaatatataagactagcaataataattacgaaaatGGAAAAAAACGTTACGAAAACGAAGGAAGAAGACATCAGTATCATACattcagttttgttttgtttaccgAGAATTATGAGTTATCAGACTTATGACTATGTTTTTGAATCCACAACAAATCTTCAAATCTAAAAGTATAACTTATTTGTAATGAACGTAATTCACTATGAAATTAGAAGTAAAATTCTAACCAAGTGGTGGTAGTTTAGTGATAATTTTTTGGAGCTTGGTATGTACGTATCCACATCAGTTTTGGGTTCGATTCTTCCTACGGACTAAATTATCATCATTTGGCCAGTCTTGGCTTGGACTTCGGTCCAAATGGTTTATATGGTGGATCGTAACAGATAATCGGTTCATCCCTGTTATTAGTCAGAAGATATTCCAAACTTGAGTTAGGCAGTGTGGTAGTAATCAGTCCAATATTTAGTACTAAATGCGTTCCTCCCAAAACCGACCAGATCAGCCGATaggatttatcaaaaaaaaaaaaaaattctcgtAAGAATATTTGGTTCGCGTGAGATCACACCTACTATATAGTCTGAAAGTTCACTGGTTTCACCTAGTATATAGTCTGAAAGCTCATTGGTTTatagttcaaaaaaaagttcataTGGTAAAACAATTACAAACATCAAATATACGTTATGAAAATGGTCCAACAGAGTAATGAGTAATAGTACTCACTACTCACTCCTCAACCTACTATATAGTCCGAAAGTTCATTGTTTTATAGTGTATATATGGTAAAATAAGTtcaaaaacatcaaataaacGTAATGAAAATGGTCCAAGCGAGTGATGAGTAATAGTACTCATATCGGTTCAACAAGCCTCTCCTATATTAAACCGTGTCACTCCTCTTCACTATTCCTACATTCTTCAATTATTGATATCATCACTCAAAGAACAATTCTCAGCCTTATTCTCTTATTGCTTATCCATAATGGGAGAGGTCCTTAAGAAGGAGGCGTACGGACTGGCTGTAAAAGACGAATCTGGAGTTATCTCGCCTTTCCGTTTCTCAAGAAGGTTCCAGTTTCCTTTTAACGAATTGATCTCTATGaattatgtttcatattatatgttttctttgAATGAAACTTAATTTCGTGGGATTAATGTCAGAggcgtgcctacagtgtattgaaaaaggcattcgTTTTAGGCCCCCGATTAATATGGATTTTTTTAGggccccaaaatttaaaataaatttataatctaatagtttagacttattttttaaaaatcatttccaCATAGTAGACTAATATAGCATAAACTTAATCTTTTACAGCGTTAGATTTGTGTATTTGGTGAAAGCGATATATCATAttgcaaaattgttttcattataGTTGTaaataagtatattttaaaaatttgtctTAGGCTCCTAAaactcttcgcacggcactgattATTGTATAGAGAGACAGGAGAAAATGATGTGAGTTTAAAAGTGTTGTTCTGTGGAATTTACCACACAGATTTAAGCATGGCCATAAACGAGTGGGGGTTTACTAGTTACCCCCTTGT
It encodes:
- the LOC103835062 gene encoding rhamnogalacturonate lyase-like — translated: MRNGAPVMKMGRVMTQVFVLIFLLQGVHSRTLRSESNNAAVTVNTSGGKQVVVDNGIIQATFSNPAGLVTGIKYKGFDNVLNARIQNRVYWDIVWYEPGQVSQTDYLIGEKFKIISQTSEQVEISFSKTWDTSRRGSTVPLNVDKRYIIRRGVSGVYMYGVVERLKGWPAVTMDQTRIVYKLNSTKFDYMAVADHRQNLMPLEADRNLTDGSAATLEYKEAVRLVKPRNKLFKGQVDDKYLYSMEGKDNRLHGWIASEQRVGFWITTASNEFRTCGPVKQELTSHVGPTLLSMFTSTHYAGKELNTTYASDVPWKKMFGPVFVYLNSAPSHDLMWTDAKRQLAAEVKSWPYDFVKSVDYPLRQQRGTVKGQLSVMDSFKSKSKLNGEFAFVGLALPGEVGSWQTENKGYQFWTKADKMGMFTIANVRPGTYNLFAWAPGHIGDYKYEREIIITPGKAINVGSLVYEPPRSGPTLWEIGVPDRTALEFNIPDPDPALVTKLYANHPNAPEDRFRQYGLWDRYKVSYPREDVTFTVGVSDYKKDWFFAHLNRRAGEKKLQATTWKIVFNLKQVSQTGNYTLRMALAAANTADILVRVNEPSSKPMFRTGLVGRDNAIARHGIHGLYRLFNIGVQRNLLKVGDNTIFLTQNRVTSIFTGVMYDYLRLEGPSGAV